From the genome of Edaphobacter dinghuensis, one region includes:
- a CDS encoding RNA polymerase sigma factor, whose protein sequence is MQTEVIAGLIDQRKQFLRFVENRVSSRVIAEDIIQAAYIRAMEKASTLNKGESAVAWFYRILRNAVIDHYRHRAAEDRALEQWAKDLITETQPDATTQQIVCQCIDNVLATLKPAYSEIIRDVDLAENSIDSFAKKSGITPANASVRAHRARQALKKQLIQTCRTCAKHGCIDCTCP, encoded by the coding sequence ATGCAAACCGAAGTTATCGCCGGCCTTATCGACCAAAGAAAGCAGTTTCTCCGCTTCGTCGAAAACCGTGTCAGCTCCCGTGTTATTGCTGAAGACATCATCCAGGCGGCTTACATCCGCGCCATGGAAAAGGCTTCCACGCTCAACAAAGGCGAGTCTGCCGTCGCCTGGTTCTATCGCATTCTGCGCAACGCCGTGATCGATCACTATCGCCATCGCGCTGCCGAAGATCGTGCGCTCGAGCAATGGGCCAAGGACCTCATCACCGAGACGCAACCCGATGCAACGACCCAGCAGATTGTCTGCCAGTGCATCGACAATGTCCTTGCAACACTCAAGCCCGCTTACAGCGAGATCATCCGCGATGTCGATCTTGCCGAGAACTCCATTGACTCGTTCGCGAAGAAATCAGGCATCACTCCGGCGAATGCATCCGTCCGCGCTCATCGCGCTCGTCAGGCACTCAAAAAGCAGCTCATTCAGACCTGCCGTACCTGCGCCAAGCACGGCTGCATCGACTGTACCTGTCCCTGA